From Pseudoalteromonas viridis, one genomic window encodes:
- a CDS encoding methyl-accepting chemotaxis protein: MTEGGKIVGYESVRSCPDRASVERAEALYKRVKSAQRDTIKLPKLRSIWPSLAVLSAILLYVFVGETLGFGWLVANTLALFAYNNYRDNDQLGRLDKVMSHSFCDDIATQVYSPWSGKMAQLHVKLLSERSHLDTIITRIEFAAKGVASGAQESNTKSIETTQCLTKQQLETELVATAMNEMATTINEVSQSVQASSEDAKGVLVLAQESARSSEETRSSIESLGATVLDIKDSVLGVAKQTSKIAEAAQIIEQIAEQTNLLALNAAIEAARAGEQGRGFAVVADEVRHLAQRTQESTKEIHAIIDQLTQSSQHAEFIAQRGEDESRQGIEQLSQSSTKLEGIYQLIEKISASSMQIATAVEEQAAVSEDINQQVVSIATLANTSVSSSNEMHVISEELTTVANDMYELVVRFKR, from the coding sequence ATGACGGAAGGCGGCAAAATCGTGGGCTATGAGTCAGTGCGCAGCTGCCCAGACCGGGCAAGCGTAGAACGGGCTGAGGCGCTGTATAAGAGAGTGAAATCTGCCCAACGCGACACAATAAAGCTGCCTAAGCTACGTTCAATCTGGCCGTCACTGGCTGTGCTGAGTGCGATTTTACTTTATGTATTTGTGGGTGAAACACTAGGCTTTGGCTGGTTAGTTGCCAACACGCTGGCACTATTTGCGTACAATAATTATCGCGATAATGATCAGCTAGGTAGGCTAGACAAAGTGATGTCCCATAGTTTCTGTGATGACATTGCCACACAGGTATATTCGCCCTGGAGTGGCAAAATGGCGCAGCTGCATGTCAAGCTACTTAGTGAGCGCTCTCATTTGGATACTATTATCACGCGTATTGAATTTGCGGCCAAAGGGGTGGCAAGCGGCGCGCAAGAGAGTAACACCAAGAGTATCGAAACCACCCAATGCCTGACCAAACAGCAACTTGAAACTGAGCTGGTTGCGACAGCGATGAATGAAATGGCAACGACTATCAACGAGGTTTCGCAAAGTGTTCAGGCTAGTTCAGAAGATGCCAAGGGGGTGTTGGTACTGGCTCAGGAGAGTGCACGTAGCTCAGAAGAAACTCGCTCTTCAATTGAGAGCTTAGGGGCAACTGTGCTTGATATTAAGGATTCTGTACTGGGCGTTGCAAAGCAAACGTCTAAAATTGCAGAAGCCGCGCAGATCATTGAGCAAATAGCAGAGCAAACTAACTTGCTGGCACTCAATGCCGCGATAGAGGCGGCCAGAGCCGGGGAGCAAGGGCGCGGCTTTGCCGTGGTTGCCGACGAGGTGCGTCACCTGGCGCAACGTACGCAGGAGTCAACCAAAGAGATCCATGCGATTATTGATCAGTTAACGCAAAGCTCTCAGCATGCCGAATTCATTGCCCAGCGTGGTGAAGATGAATCAAGGCAGGGCATTGAGCAACTTTCACAGTCTTCTACTAAATTAGAAGGGATCTATCAGCTGATCGAAAAAATAAGCGCAAGTAGCATGCAAATTGCCACCGCTGTGGAAGAGCAGGCAGCCGTGTCCGAAGACATTAATCAGCAGGTGGTAAGTATTGCAACGCTTGCTAATACCAGCGTCAGCAGCTCCAATGAAATGCATGTTATCAGCGAGGAGCTGACAACGGTTGCTAATGACATGTATGAGCTGGTGGTGAGGTTCAAGCGCTAG
- the hemH gene encoding ferrochelatase yields the protein MPKLSAITDNPHENRFNEKIGVLVTNLGSPDAPNAPALRNYLREFLSDPRIVELPRALWWLILHGVILRVRPSRSAKAYASIWTEQGSPLVQITQDQCSKLSALLKEQNYDNVEVVMAMRYGNPSIKSGLEALRAKGITNIIVFPLYPQYSSATTGSTFDAIANVLKTWRWVPSLSFINGYHKQPSYITALANSVQEHIDKHGLPEKLLFSYHGTPKRFLDNGDPYHCFCHQTTRLVCEQLKLDKDTVMTTFQSRFGREEWLQPYTDVTLKELASKGVKEVAILSPAFSADCLETLEELEEENRDYFMEAGGETYHYIPALNDRDDHLQALFDVLKPYLR from the coding sequence GTGCCAAAGCTTTCTGCCATTACTGATAATCCGCACGAGAACAGATTTAATGAAAAAATCGGTGTTCTGGTTACTAACCTGGGCAGCCCTGACGCCCCAAACGCCCCTGCACTGAGAAACTATTTGCGAGAGTTTTTATCTGATCCTCGCATAGTAGAGCTGCCAAGAGCACTTTGGTGGTTAATACTGCACGGCGTCATCCTGAGAGTCAGGCCCAGTCGCTCTGCAAAGGCCTACGCCAGTATCTGGACAGAGCAAGGCTCACCACTGGTGCAAATTACACAAGATCAGTGTAGTAAGCTCAGCGCTTTACTGAAAGAACAAAACTACGATAATGTCGAAGTCGTTATGGCAATGCGTTATGGTAATCCTTCAATCAAAAGCGGCCTTGAAGCGCTTCGCGCGAAAGGGATCACAAACATCATTGTATTCCCCCTTTATCCGCAATACTCAAGCGCAACCACAGGCTCAACCTTTGACGCCATCGCAAATGTATTAAAAACATGGCGCTGGGTGCCCAGCCTTAGCTTCATCAATGGTTATCACAAGCAGCCAAGCTACATCACGGCACTGGCAAACTCCGTGCAGGAGCACATTGACAAGCACGGCCTGCCAGAGAAGCTATTGTTTTCTTACCATGGTACGCCTAAACGGTTCCTGGACAATGGCGACCCGTATCATTGTTTTTGCCATCAAACAACCCGACTGGTATGCGAGCAGCTCAAGCTAGACAAAGACACCGTAATGACCACATTCCAAAGTCGCTTTGGCCGTGAAGAATGGCTTCAACCTTACACAGACGTCACTCTGAAAGAGTTGGCATCGAAGGGCGTTAAGGAAGTGGCTATCCTCAGCCCGGCATTTAGCGCCGACTGCCTGGAAACGCTTGAAGAGTTAGAAGAAGAAAATCGCGATTACTTTATGGAAGCTGGCGGTGAAACTTACCATTATATTCCGGCTCTGAATGACAGAGACGATCACCTCCAAGCCCTATTTGACGTACTCAAACCATATCTGAGATAA
- a CDS encoding bifunctional diguanylate cyclase/phosphodiesterase has translation MTFSFSTFYNLCSSEARYELALDLIYEKFKPAHCLIGKFIDADTRVKTVAYSVDGERSNDIIYDLEGTPCNDAKTSQGVCAISCNLQQMYAEDEILKIFDIDGYLGVTLRALDHKPIGIMVCLFDEKVVVSEEDRHWFRELSLLVGAELNHNLEIAAQQILVKQLAKGERIAKLSSWTWNISRDKHVFSHEMRRLLQHREETLTLDDFTDCLTDADQKRLRVIIQKLRTGHLDYIDVNVAHKKRTNLRGLYRIIGRVEQCEEQRDERVFSATVQDVSYIYSLNKQLELTNVVFEHATEAIMITDGDNKIIMVNRAFERLTGYTGHELMGRDPSVLSSGQHSGDFYHQMWNSLMSAGCWKGEIFNRRKNGQIFPEELTLSLVKDEQGEIVNYVAIFRDITEWKRNEAQLMFYANHEPLTALLNRRCFIDIVEEKISASRSLHTPCSLLFIGLDHFKEVNDIYGPEIGDKVLVSVAKRLRNGIREKDTISRYGGDEFAILLDNTDVKSALQVAKKLSEKIKQPYVFNDLTVELSASTGIAQLENRGRITAAKFIRNAAHALESAKKTHRGHVALHNAAIQNAYLNKIKLKDKLKAALKANLLTVYYQPIVDVQRRKIVKFEALVRWFDDEQGMISPGTFIPIAEEFGLIHLIGQFVLEKACQDLKEMHLHGYEDVSISINRSVNEFKTSNDQFKLVTQAISNAKVPFDKVTLEVTESMATNRYTWELLSKLREQGVKIALDDFCTGYSSLSHLIENQVDYLKIDKSFVDSLMADKNKKVMINCLLNLADELGIKVIAEGVESQSQLAMLEQLGCNHIQGFYYSPAQPLSASLRLLQEFNSGQVFNDELIYISKSSQQH, from the coding sequence ATGACTTTTTCATTCAGTACTTTTTACAATCTGTGCAGTAGTGAGGCGCGCTATGAACTGGCGCTCGATTTGATCTATGAGAAATTCAAACCGGCTCATTGTTTGATTGGTAAATTTATCGATGCGGATACCCGGGTTAAAACGGTTGCTTACTCAGTCGATGGCGAAAGGTCCAATGACATTATCTACGATCTTGAGGGCACGCCTTGTAATGACGCGAAGACCAGCCAGGGCGTGTGTGCCATCAGTTGCAACCTGCAGCAAATGTATGCGGAAGACGAGATCCTCAAGATATTCGATATTGACGGGTATCTTGGTGTAACACTGCGTGCATTGGATCATAAACCAATCGGTATTATGGTCTGTTTATTTGATGAAAAAGTTGTCGTCAGTGAAGAGGATCGCCACTGGTTCCGTGAACTAAGCTTGCTGGTCGGGGCTGAGCTGAACCACAACCTCGAAATTGCGGCGCAGCAAATATTGGTCAAGCAGCTGGCAAAAGGTGAGCGGATCGCGAAATTAAGCTCCTGGACCTGGAATATCAGCCGGGACAAACATGTGTTTAGTCACGAAATGCGCCGCCTGTTGCAGCACCGCGAAGAAACACTCACCCTGGATGATTTCACAGATTGTTTAACGGATGCGGATCAGAAGCGGCTCAGGGTTATTATCCAGAAGCTTCGTACCGGTCACCTCGATTATATCGATGTCAATGTTGCCCATAAAAAACGCACCAATTTGCGTGGGCTCTATCGTATTATCGGCCGGGTTGAACAGTGCGAGGAGCAACGTGATGAGCGTGTTTTCAGTGCCACTGTTCAGGACGTCTCTTATATTTATTCACTGAATAAACAGCTCGAACTAACCAATGTAGTGTTCGAACATGCCACCGAAGCTATTATGATCACTGATGGCGATAATAAAATCATTATGGTCAACAGGGCGTTCGAGCGTTTAACTGGTTATACCGGCCATGAGTTGATGGGGCGCGATCCCTCAGTACTGTCATCAGGACAGCACAGTGGGGACTTTTATCACCAAATGTGGAACAGCCTGATGAGTGCCGGTTGCTGGAAAGGCGAGATATTCAACCGTCGCAAGAACGGGCAAATCTTCCCTGAGGAGTTAACACTCAGCCTGGTAAAAGACGAGCAAGGCGAAATCGTCAACTATGTTGCTATATTCCGTGACATTACTGAATGGAAACGCAATGAAGCGCAGCTCATGTTTTACGCTAATCATGAGCCTCTGACCGCGTTATTAAATCGTCGTTGCTTTATCGACATTGTAGAAGAAAAAATATCCGCCAGTCGCAGTTTACATACGCCCTGTTCTTTATTGTTTATCGGTCTTGATCACTTTAAAGAGGTGAACGATATTTACGGGCCGGAAATCGGCGACAAAGTACTGGTTTCTGTCGCAAAGAGGCTGCGAAATGGGATCAGAGAAAAAGACACCATCTCCCGTTATGGGGGCGACGAATTTGCCATCCTGCTGGATAACACAGATGTTAAAAGTGCCTTGCAGGTAGCTAAAAAACTCAGTGAAAAAATAAAACAGCCCTACGTTTTTAACGACTTAACCGTTGAGCTCAGCGCAAGCACAGGTATCGCGCAGCTTGAGAATCGAGGGCGGATCACCGCTGCTAAGTTTATTCGTAATGCGGCGCATGCACTGGAGAGCGCTAAGAAAACCCATCGAGGCCATGTCGCTTTGCATAATGCGGCTATCCAAAATGCCTATCTGAACAAAATCAAGCTCAAGGACAAACTCAAAGCGGCGCTTAAAGCTAACCTGTTGACGGTATACTATCAGCCCATCGTCGACGTACAGCGCAGAAAAATAGTGAAGTTTGAGGCGCTTGTCAGGTGGTTTGATGATGAGCAGGGGATGATATCGCCGGGCACCTTTATTCCCATTGCAGAAGAGTTTGGATTGATCCATTTGATCGGCCAATTTGTATTGGAAAAAGCCTGTCAGGATCTGAAAGAGATGCATTTGCACGGGTATGAAGATGTCAGTATTTCAATCAATCGCTCGGTGAATGAATTTAAAACCAGTAACGATCAGTTTAAGCTGGTAACGCAAGCCATCAGCAACGCTAAGGTCCCCTTTGACAAGGTGACGCTTGAAGTAACAGAGTCCATGGCTACGAACCGTTATACCTGGGAGTTACTGTCTAAGCTCAGAGAGCAAGGGGTGAAGATAGCACTGGATGATTTCTGTACCGGATACTCGTCACTTAGCCACTTAATTGAAAATCAGGTAGATTATCTGAAAATCGATAAGTCTTTTGTTGACAGCCTGATGGCAGACAAAAATAAAAAAGTGATGATCAACTGTCTGCTAAATTTAGCCGATGAGCTGGGCATTAAAGTGATTGCTGAAGGGGTAGAGTCTCAGAGTCAGCTGGCCATGCTGGAACAGCTTGGGTGTAATCATATACAAGGCTTCTACTACAGCCCGGCCCAACCGCTTTCAGCCAGCTTGAGACTATTGCAGGAGTTTAATTCTGGTCAGGTATTTAACGATGAGCTGATATACATAAGTAAATCTTCTCAACAACACTAA
- a CDS encoding sensor domain-containing diguanylate cyclase, which produces MKITHRWKLDLKQLILLLVSAGIVLSVYSALMASYRVHERAFIKDTLASNQAYAEKLAEVTELFLQSLNSQLQVSAGHIANHFDDSQAIDAELGRLLAQTNSFDSLVVIDAQRKIISAQPSSLALKGLTLDPALSVPIELQQPYILDPFVSPAGNLLVSPTFPVFADDGTYLGFIAGGIYLQGNTILNQLLGTHHASDHSYVYVVDKSKRLIYHKDNARVGEYIADNVAINAVLNGQSGATETLNSLGDNMLAGFAPVNSTGWGIVSQRALTSIVAELNQTHTNVLYSTLPFALAILAATLIAGFVIARPLAQLAQSVSSLSPGNLRCIDQTPAWYFEAENLKSAILNSSELLGQEIKELEQDRKMDPLTKLNNRLAMQLWLDNVRNMQYQFSVMALDVDHFKSINDEFGHGVGDEVLCALAGVMKKNARSHDFVCRSGGEEFLIFMPFVDANRAYSIAERLRIAVFEHSMPIPRPVTVSIGIACWPVHSKSIEETLKMADQALYRAKNKGRNQTCQAKHRVHAANNDVAQHAV; this is translated from the coding sequence GTGAAAATCACCCATCGCTGGAAATTGGACCTAAAACAGCTGATATTATTGCTAGTAAGTGCCGGGATAGTGTTGTCGGTGTACAGCGCATTGATGGCGAGTTATCGCGTACACGAACGCGCATTTATTAAAGACACGCTTGCGTCCAATCAGGCATATGCAGAGAAGCTCGCTGAAGTCACTGAGCTGTTTTTGCAATCGTTAAACAGCCAGTTACAGGTGAGCGCCGGTCATATTGCAAACCACTTTGACGACAGTCAGGCAATTGACGCAGAACTCGGACGCTTACTGGCGCAAACCAACAGCTTTGACTCGTTGGTGGTGATCGATGCGCAGCGCAAGATCATTTCAGCTCAGCCCTCGAGTCTGGCACTGAAAGGGTTGACACTCGATCCTGCGCTGTCTGTGCCGATAGAGCTTCAGCAACCCTATATTCTAGACCCCTTTGTCTCGCCTGCGGGCAATTTACTGGTCAGCCCCACTTTCCCAGTGTTTGCCGATGATGGTACTTATCTCGGCTTTATTGCTGGTGGTATTTATTTGCAGGGCAATACCATTCTAAATCAGCTACTGGGTACTCATCATGCGTCTGATCATTCGTATGTTTATGTGGTAGATAAAAGTAAGCGACTGATATATCACAAAGATAACGCTCGTGTTGGTGAATACATCGCAGATAATGTGGCGATTAATGCGGTGTTGAACGGGCAATCGGGTGCGACAGAAACGCTGAACAGTCTGGGCGATAATATGCTGGCGGGGTTCGCGCCGGTGAACAGTACCGGTTGGGGGATTGTCAGCCAACGTGCTTTGACCAGTATTGTTGCAGAGCTCAATCAAACACATACCAATGTGTTGTATTCAACCTTGCCGTTTGCGCTTGCCATTTTAGCAGCGACCTTGATTGCAGGTTTTGTTATAGCCAGGCCACTTGCTCAGCTGGCACAGAGCGTCAGTTCATTGAGCCCGGGCAATTTGCGCTGTATTGATCAAACTCCTGCCTGGTATTTTGAGGCAGAGAATCTCAAATCTGCGATCCTGAATAGCTCGGAGTTGCTGGGTCAGGAAATTAAAGAACTGGAACAGGACAGAAAAATGGATCCGCTGACCAAACTCAATAACCGCCTGGCAATGCAGCTGTGGCTGGATAATGTCAGAAATATGCAGTATCAGTTCTCTGTGATGGCATTGGATGTTGATCACTTTAAGTCGATAAACGATGAGTTTGGCCATGGAGTGGGTGATGAGGTGTTATGTGCCCTGGCTGGTGTGATGAAAAAAAATGCCCGCAGTCATGATTTTGTTTGTCGCAGCGGTGGGGAAGAGTTTTTAATTTTTATGCCGTTTGTCGATGCCAACCGGGCATATAGCATTGCCGAGCGTTTACGCATCGCGGTTTTTGAACATTCTATGCCGATCCCAAGGCCCGTGACAGTGTCAATTGGCATTGCATGTTGGCCAGTTCACAGCAAGAGCATAGAGGAGACGTTGAAGATGGCGGATCAAGCGCTTTATCGGGCCAAAAACAAGGGCCGTAATCAAACTTGCCAGGCTAAGCACAGGGTACATGCCGCCAACAATGATGTTGCTCAGCATGCTGTTTAG
- a CDS encoding nuclear transport factor 2 family protein, which yields MYRRLLPLLLLLGGCASHPPSYSVQLCQSLVYAYPEIRDNGSAEQYADLFTDNARFSVDKLNIELDGKTQIVARFNTARNNTRTVHMMTSTRQYRQNATLAAESHFILLLKSKAQPDTTKIINGRYLDTFDYNETQCRFSNRTVLIDRMDVL from the coding sequence ATGTATCGTCGATTGCTGCCACTCCTTTTGCTACTGGGCGGCTGCGCCTCGCACCCGCCATCATACTCAGTACAACTTTGCCAGAGCCTCGTTTATGCCTATCCGGAAATACGCGACAACGGAAGCGCTGAGCAATACGCCGATTTATTTACGGATAACGCCCGCTTTAGCGTTGATAAACTGAACATTGAGCTCGATGGTAAGACGCAGATAGTGGCGCGCTTTAACACAGCACGCAATAACACCAGAACGGTTCATATGATGACCTCCACGCGTCAATACCGTCAAAATGCAACCCTTGCAGCAGAGTCTCATTTTATTCTGCTTCTTAAGAGCAAGGCGCAGCCTGATACCACGAAAATTATCAACGGCCGTTATCTCGATACCTTTGATTACAACGAGACGCAATGTCGTTTTAGTAATAGGACTGTGCTGATTGACCGCATGGATGTCTTATAG
- a CDS encoding MarR family winged helix-turn-helix transcriptional regulator has product MKKAIANRKRALAVTNVGKDALNLIEHVPFQVAVVSNLLSLDRDPVIRSLTELNTRELRVLLNVGSYGPVTAAEVSYQSRLDPYSVTRAVNALLKLDLVRATELSGKSKPVVLTQAGEKVYREVTAHIRKREEKLTAHMSDDEKALLSGLLMKLELTAEEILANEVTEMESKGQVVTRDHKEMLRWHKRSNQT; this is encoded by the coding sequence ATGAAAAAAGCCATTGCCAACAGAAAGCGGGCACTGGCAGTAACAAATGTAGGCAAAGACGCACTAAACCTGATAGAACACGTACCATTTCAGGTTGCTGTGGTTAGTAACCTGTTATCACTGGACCGTGATCCGGTGATCCGCTCGCTGACAGAGTTAAACACCCGGGAATTACGCGTGTTACTTAACGTTGGGTCGTATGGACCAGTTACGGCTGCAGAAGTGAGTTATCAGTCTCGACTAGACCCCTATTCGGTGACTCGTGCGGTGAACGCGCTGCTAAAGCTGGACCTGGTGCGTGCAACCGAACTGTCTGGCAAAAGTAAGCCTGTGGTTTTAACACAAGCAGGGGAAAAGGTTTATCGGGAAGTAACGGCGCATATACGCAAACGAGAAGAAAAGTTGACTGCCCACATGTCCGATGACGAAAAGGCGCTATTAAGCGGTTTGCTGATGAAACTGGAATTAACCGCAGAAGAAATACTGGCTAACGAAGTAACTGAAATGGAGTCTAAAGGGCAGGTTGTAACACGAGACCATAAAGAAATGCTGCGCTGGCATAAACGCAGCAATCAAACCTAA
- a CDS encoding carboxymuconolactone decarboxylase family protein: MPLVKPLSQEHDQEVAELAKFFNETLGFCPNSVLTMQIRPAIARAFINLNKAVMENHGRVTSELKRLIGYITSANTGCRYCEAHTILAAQRYGGSDERLANIWQFRESDVFTAAEKAAFEFALAASSVPNAVDASIESAMQAHWDDGEIVEILGVIALFGYLNRWNDSMATTLEPGAIDAGETLLNERWETGKHSSQPAK, from the coding sequence ATGCCTTTAGTTAAGCCTTTGTCACAAGAACATGATCAGGAAGTCGCAGAACTTGCGAAGTTTTTTAATGAAACCCTGGGCTTTTGTCCAAATAGTGTGCTCACCATGCAAATTCGCCCGGCAATTGCCCGTGCCTTTATCAATTTAAACAAAGCCGTGATGGAAAACCATGGTCGAGTCACATCAGAATTAAAGCGATTGATTGGCTACATTACCAGTGCAAACACGGGATGCCGCTACTGTGAAGCGCATACTATATTAGCAGCACAACGCTACGGCGGCAGTGATGAGAGACTCGCGAATATCTGGCAATTCAGGGAAAGTGACGTATTTACGGCCGCTGAAAAAGCCGCATTTGAATTTGCACTGGCCGCCTCCAGCGTGCCAAACGCCGTAGATGCCTCGATAGAAAGCGCCATGCAAGCGCACTGGGATGACGGGGAAATCGTAGAAATTCTTGGCGTGATCGCCCTGTTTGGTTACCTCAATCGCTGGAACGACTCTATGGCAACGACATTAGAGCCAGGTGCCATCGACGCCGGTGAAACACTGCTTAATGAGCGCTGGGAAACAGGCAAACATAGTAGCCAGCCTGCCAAATAA
- a CDS encoding GbsR/MarR family transcriptional regulator: protein MQLSPKIENFVLHCGEMGSRWGFNRTIGQMVGLLVINEKPLTANEIAEALKISRGNVSMGIKELQSWQLVKVHHIPGDRKEYYSPNGSIWDLANRVFEERRKREIDPTLTLLRDQILDSANSPEEKYAQEQMQSIHDLLETVTKWSAELQRLTPEQLQSLMKLGSSVSKVIDLKDKLLRKS, encoded by the coding sequence ATGCAGCTATCACCTAAAATCGAAAACTTCGTTCTCCATTGTGGAGAAATGGGAAGCCGCTGGGGCTTCAATCGCACCATTGGCCAAATGGTTGGCTTGCTGGTTATCAATGAGAAGCCGTTAACGGCCAATGAAATTGCTGAAGCACTCAAGATCTCACGAGGTAATGTCAGCATGGGGATCAAAGAGCTGCAATCATGGCAACTGGTTAAAGTTCATCATATTCCCGGAGACAGAAAAGAGTACTATTCGCCAAATGGCAGTATCTGGGACCTGGCAAACCGCGTTTTTGAAGAACGCCGTAAACGTGAAATTGACCCCACACTAACCTTGTTGCGCGACCAAATTCTCGACAGCGCGAATTCACCAGAAGAAAAATACGCGCAAGAGCAAATGCAATCTATCCACGACTTGCTGGAAACAGTGACCAAGTGGTCTGCCGAACTGCAACGCTTAACACCCGAGCAATTGCAGTCCCTGATGAAACTCGGATCGTCGGTCAGCAAGGTGATTGATTTGAAGGACAAGCTACTCAGAAAGTCCTAA
- a CDS encoding cytochrome ubiquinol oxidase subunit I, whose protein sequence is MLDTLLLSRIQFAANISFHILFPTITIALAWFLVFFKFRYDRTGEAVWLRAYRFWVKIFALTFALGVVSGITMSFQFGTNWPGFMERIGNIAGPLLGYEVLTAFFMEATFLGIMLFGMKRVSPRLHTFATLIVAIGTTLSAFWILSLNSWLQTPTGYTLVDGVFYPKDWFEIIFNPSFGYRFFHMLLASALTASFLMAGISAYRLLKEDHKHAPKLTLKVSLTVAALLAPMQMFVGDLHGLNTFEHQPQKVAAMEGVWETEQGAPLLLFAIPDEQQRTNHFEIAIPKLASLILTHEAEGEIKGLNEFKGEHPPVKPVFFGFRIMVGIGVLMILVALVTRYTLWKHSTLPTWQLKALVVMTFSGWIATLAGWYVTEIGRQPFMVSGLVKIEELVTNVPSEHVLLTLIGYLTLYAVLLAAYIKTLFYTARNAVQVEEYQTTPVQGGQYV, encoded by the coding sequence ATGCTTGATACCCTACTGTTGTCGCGTATTCAATTTGCGGCAAATATAAGCTTTCATATTCTTTTTCCTACCATCACCATTGCTTTGGCTTGGTTTCTGGTGTTCTTCAAGTTCCGTTATGACCGAACCGGCGAAGCGGTTTGGCTTCGGGCCTATCGTTTTTGGGTAAAAATATTCGCCCTCACTTTTGCGCTTGGCGTCGTCAGTGGTATCACCATGTCTTTTCAGTTTGGCACCAACTGGCCCGGATTTATGGAGCGCATTGGTAACATAGCAGGCCCCTTACTTGGTTACGAAGTGCTAACCGCCTTTTTTATGGAAGCCACCTTTTTAGGCATTATGCTGTTTGGCATGAAACGTGTCAGTCCGCGCCTGCATACCTTTGCGACACTCATCGTTGCAATAGGCACTACTCTTTCGGCTTTTTGGATCTTGTCTCTAAACAGTTGGCTGCAAACCCCGACAGGCTACACCCTGGTAGATGGCGTTTTCTACCCCAAAGACTGGTTTGAGATCATCTTTAATCCGTCATTTGGTTATCGCTTTTTTCATATGTTGCTGGCAAGCGCTCTCACCGCATCTTTTCTGATGGCTGGAATAAGCGCGTATCGACTGCTTAAAGAGGATCATAAGCACGCCCCTAAGCTAACCTTAAAAGTATCGCTGACGGTCGCAGCCCTGCTCGCGCCAATGCAGATGTTTGTCGGCGACCTGCACGGCCTGAACACCTTTGAGCACCAACCACAAAAAGTAGCCGCGATGGAAGGTGTCTGGGAGACCGAACAAGGGGCGCCTTTGTTACTCTTTGCCATACCGGATGAGCAACAAAGAACCAATCACTTTGAAATCGCCATTCCCAAGCTGGCTAGTCTGATCCTGACGCACGAGGCCGAAGGCGAAATTAAGGGACTTAATGAGTTTAAGGGGGAACACCCGCCGGTTAAACCTGTATTTTTTGGCTTTAGGATCATGGTAGGGATAGGCGTACTGATGATACTCGTCGCCTTAGTGACCCGTTATACCTTATGGAAGCACTCAACTCTCCCGACCTGGCAGCTGAAAGCTTTAGTAGTCATGACATTTTCAGGATGGATTGCCACGCTGGCTGGCTGGTATGTCACTGAAATTGGTCGCCAGCCATTTATGGTCAGTGGTCTGGTTAAAATTGAGGAGCTGGTTACAAACGTCCCCAGTGAACACGTCTTGCTAACCTTGATTGGTTACCTGACTTTATATGCAGTTTTGCTGGCAGCTTACATCAAAACGCTGTTTTACACCGCGCGAAATGCCGTTCAAGTTGAAGAGTATCAGACGACACCGGTTCAGGGAGGCCAATATGTTTAG